From the Nitrospira sp. genome, one window contains:
- a CDS encoding PIN domain-containing protein — protein MSRILIDTSAYSAFMRGDLAVKEAIQTAEAIFLNPVVLGELRVGFLRGRARQKNEERLKQFLASSRVSIVPVDEDTAERYAVILNGLWTAGTPFPPTICGLPLRLCSMA, from the coding sequence GTGAGCCGGATCTTGATCGATACCTCGGCCTACTCCGCATTTATGCGCGGCGATCTTGCGGTAAAAGAGGCGATTCAGACGGCGGAGGCAATCTTTCTCAACCCCGTGGTGTTGGGGGAGTTGCGGGTTGGATTCTTGCGGGGGCGAGCCAGGCAGAAAAATGAAGAACGGTTGAAGCAGTTCTTGGCATCATCGAGAGTCTCGATTGTGCCAGTGGATGAAGACACGGCGGAGCGATATGCGGTGATTCTGAACGGTCTGTGGACGGCCGGAACACCATTCCCACCAACGATATGTGGATTGCCGCTTCGGCTATGCAGTATGGCTTGA